The sequence CGCGTTCGAGCTCGGCCGGTGCGTTCCGTTCGAGCGCGCGCAACTCGTCGAACCGCTCGGCCTGTGCGTCGAGCTCGGCATCGGCCTCGCCCGTGAGCCTGAGGATGCCGCCGTACCACTCGCGGCGCTGCGCCTCGGTGTCGGGCTCGGCGTCGTCGAGCCTTTGCTGGAGGGCGAACGCCTCGGCGATCTTCGCCTCCGCGGCCTGCACCGCCGCACGGAACGGCTGGGTCGCCTCGTCGCCGTAGGAGGCGATGGCGAAGCCGAGCTCCTCCTTGCTCGTTCGGATGGCGTCGTCGGCCGCGACGAGCGCGCCGCCCGCCTGGCGGCGCAGCTCCTCGAGCGGGACCTGCGGCACCTCGGGCGCCGCACCTGGACCGCCGCCCCGCCGCTTGCGGCGGGCGACCACGAGGACCACGACGACGACGATCGCGCCGGCGATCACGAGGAACCAGATCAGTCCCCACACCCAACCGGAGCCGCCAGTGTCGCCCGCGAGTGCCTCGGCCGCGGCGATCGCCGCGCCCGCCCAGTCCTCGGCACGGAGTCGCGGTTCGACGACCTCCTGCGCGATGCGCCGGACCTCGTCATCGGAGAGGGATGCCTGGTCGGCGACGGAGAAGTCGTAGGTGCGCCCGTCGACCGCGACGGCGAGCAGATAGTCCTCGTCGCCGAGCCCGTTCGCGATCGCGGTGTCGGCGGCCCACGCGTCAGCCGCCTCGGGGTTCGTGAACTCGTCGACGTACGCGACGAAGAGCTGCCGGCCGCTGCGGTCGGCCGCCTCGCCGATCGCCCGTTCGACCTCGGCGGTCTGCCCACCCAGCGCGCCGACCGTGTCGACGATGGGGGATTGACCGAAGGAGACGGGATCTTCCGCGAACGCTGGAGCGCCGATCGTGAGTCCTCCGGCGACCGCGGCTCCGGCGAGGGCGATCAACCAGCGTCGAGACGTGTGCACCTGCGCGATCCCCCATTCCAACGGACGATCCCGAGTCTAGGACCGGCCACCGACGGGCGTCCACGGACTCCAGGCGTTCTCCCGGGTGTGCTATCGGGCGCCGATGCCGGTCACTCCACCGTCAGCGGCGCGAGCGGGGAGAGCACCACGATGTCGGGCTGCTGCGGGTCGTCGGGCACCACGACGACGGACGCGGCCAGCGTGTATCCGCCTGGTGGCAGTGCCGTCGGGACGCGTGCGGTGAGGCAGCGCACCGCCTCGATCGCCGCTGGCAGCTCGACCGACTCACCGGGGGAGAGGTCGACCGGCTCGCTCGCACGCAACGGGTCCGCGTCCGGACGCATCGCCACGACCGTCCCGTCCGCATCGGCGATGGCGATGGCCGGGGCCATGCGGAGCGACCCCTCGATCCGGTCGGTGCCGGTGTTGGTGAGGGTGACGGTCGCCTCGCCCGTGCTCCCGCCGGTCACGGCGGCGTCAGGCCGCACCGTGGCGGTCAGCGCGCCGACCGACGCATCCGACGCATCCGACGCATCCGACCCCTCCGATGTGCCCGGCGCAGCGAGGATCGGGGCGCCGCACTGGTTCATCGCCGAGAGCCGGCCGAGCGCGACGTCGCCATGACTCGCCTCGTCGCGCGGCGCGACGGCCATCTCCTGCCCCTCGGTCGCCGGGACGAGACCGTTCGCGGCGACCGGTGCGTCCGCGGTCGTCGACGGGCCGACGACCCCGGCGAGGCCGCCGATCAGCCCGGCGGTGGCGACCAGCGCGGCGACCGCGGTCGTGCCGCCCAGGACGGCGTTGCGCCGGCGACGGCGCGATCGCCGGCTCGCCTCGATCACGGCGTCGGCATCGAGCTCACGCGTGCCCGAGGCATCCGCCGCCCGTCGCAGCGCCTCGCGCAGCCGGTCCTGCTCAGGTGCGGACATCCGCGCCCCCTCTCTCGGTCCGGCCCTCGCCGGACGCCTCGAGTGCGGAGGAGAGCGCCCGCAGCGCATCGGACAGGTACCGCTTGACCGCACCCGAGCTGATGCCGAGCGTCGTCGCGATCTGGTCGACGGTCAGGTCCTCGTAATAGCGCAGCACGATGCACGCCGACTGTCGCGGCGACAACGCGCGCACGCGGGTCGCGAGGTCGAGCCGGGCATCCGCGGCCTCGGTCGGCGCGTCGACCGCCGCGGGTGCGTCCACGAGGTGACGGATGCCTCGCCAGGTGCGCTCGCGCCGCGAACGGTCGATCACCGCGTTGAGGATCGCCCGCCGCACGTACGCCTCGGCCTTGGCCAGGGTGAGGGCCATGCGCGGTCGCCCGAACGTGCGCACGAGCGCATCCTGGACGAGGTCCGCCGCGTCCGCGTCGTTGCCCGTGAGCAGGTACGCGTACCGCACGAGCGCATCGCCGCGCTCGGCGACGAGTCTCGTCGCCACGGCATCCCATGCGCCGCTCACCGTGTCTCCTCCCGACGACGATGGACCCGCCGTCACCCACTAGAACGACTCAGCGTACGGAAACGTTGTGGCAGACCTCGCCGGTCGCGTTCCGCACCGTACTGGACTCAGGTCTATTGTCGCGCGCGGCGGCGTCCGCCAGCCTGTCGAACGAGGTGCGGGCCGCGGAGTTCCGATCGTCCGCAGGGGAGAGGAACCATGACGACCCATGATGCAGCCGTGCGCGCATCCCGGCGCGCCGGAGTGGCCGTGATCGCCGTAGCCGGCCTGCTGGTCAGCGGATGCGCCACCGGCGGAAGCGGCACTCCTGCCGCCACGCGCACCCCCGACGCGACGACCACCGTGACCCGGCCCGCGGCACCGGAGGGCGAGCTCCCCGCCGAGCTTCAGGAGCAGCTGCAGCGTGCGGTCGAGCAGGTCATGACCGAGTACGACGTGCCAGGTGCCGCTGCCGGCGTCTGGATCCCCGGTGAGGGCTCGTGGACGACCGCGGCCGGTCTTGCCGACGTCGAGGACGGGGTCGCCGCCACCACCGACATGGTCTGGCCGATCCGGAGCATCACCAAGTCGTACACGGTGACCATGCTCCTGCAGCTCGCCGACGAGGGAGCGCTGCGTCTCGACGACACCATCGACCAGTACGTCGACGGGATCACCGACGGCGACCGGATCACGCTGCTCCAGCTCGCGAACATGTCCAGCGGCAACGCCGACTACGTCACCCAGGAGTTCTTCGACGAGTGGCAGGCCGACCCCGCGAAGATCTGGACCCTGGACGAGCTCAACAGCTTCGTGATCGACCAGCCGGCGCAGTTCGCGCCCGGAACCGAGTACCTGTACACCAACGCCAACACGAACCTGCTCGGTGCCGTGATCGAGGAGGTCACCGGGCAGTCCTACGCCGAGGCGCTGGACGAACGCATCCTCGAGCCGCTCGGGCAGACCGGCACCGCCTACCTGACCGATGTCGACGACTGGGCCGCGCCGCACCCCGTCGGCTACTTCGTGGTCGACGGCACGCCCCTCGCCCAGAACGAGAACCCCTCCATCCTCGCCGCAGCGGGGTCGCTGTTCTCGACGCTCGACGACGGCCGGGTCTGGGCCGAGATCCTCGGCACCGGTGCGCTGCTGAAGCCTGAGACCCAGGAGCTGCGGCAGATCGGGCACCAGATCCCCAAGCCGCCGTACGACCGGTACGCCGTGGGCATGGGTGAGACCGACGGCTGGTGGGGGCACAACGGTGAGGGGATCGGCTTCACCGCCGCGACCTTCCACCACCCCGACACGGGCGCGAGCATCGTCGTCTACATGAACGAATCGGACACCCCCGACAAGACGCATCCGGCGGATACGACGTTCCGCGCGCTCGCCGAGGTCCTCGCGAACGGAGCGGCCGGGTGACCCGGCGGTTCCCGCGCGCCGCCGGCCTGCTCGCCGTCGTCGCTGCGGTCGCGCTCACCTCGGGATGCGTCGCGGATGCTCCGACCGGATCCGGAAGCGACCTCACCTCGGTCCCCGGCCTTCCGGACGAGGCGCTCGAGGTGATGAACCAGCCCCAGTTCGAGAGTGGCCGGTGGCTCATCTCCGTCGAGGACCTCGAGACCGGGGAGACCGTGATCGACCTCGACGGCGACAAGCTCGCCGAGCCCGGATCCTTCGTGAAGACCTACAGCGCGGGTGCCGCCTGGGTGAAATGGGGCCCTGATCACACCATCAGCACGCCGGTGAAGCAGTCGGGCACGGTCACCGACGGGACGCTCACGGGCAACCTCGTGCTCGTCGGCCAAGGCGATCTCACGATGGGCGGCCGCACGAAGGCCGACGGCACCGTCGACTTCACGAACCTCGACCACAACGACGCCAACCCGCTGCCGGGCGCGACGCTCACACCCGAGGATCCGCTCACGGGACTCGACGAGCTCGCCGAGCAGGTGCGGGCGTCGGGCATCACCGCGGTGCGCGGCGACGTCATCGTCGACGACCGGCTGTTCGTCGGAACGCTCGAGCGGAAACCGGTCACGCCCATCGTGATCAACCAGAACCTCCTCGACATCCTGATCACCCCCGGCGCCGAAGGTGAGCCGGCCACGGCGGCGCTCACCCCCGCCGTCGCCCCGTGGAAGCTCGACCTCCGCGTCGAGACCGTCGCTCCCGGCGCGAAGGCCGGGATCGAGCCCCCGAAGCTCTCGCCCGACGACCCGAACACGATCGTCGTCACCGGCACCATCGCCGCCGACAGCGATCCGTCGCTGAAGGTCTACGAGTTCGAGGATCCCGCGACCTTCGCGCGCACGGCGTTCATCGAGGCACTCGCCAGGGCCGGGGTCAGCGTCTCGGCCGACCCGGTGAAGCGCAACCCTGAGGAGTCGCTCGAAGACGCCGCCACGATCGCGGGCCTGCCCACCGTCGCCGAGCTGGAATCACTCCCGCTCGGCGAGGAGATCACCTACGTCATGAAGATCAGCTACAACCGCGGCGCACAGACCTTGATCTGCCGGCTCGCGGCCGATGCCGGGCAGACCGACTGCGACGCGGGTATGGCGGTGGCGCAGCAGATCTGGGCGGACGCCGGGCTCGACACCCTCGGCGCATCCCTCATCGACGGCTCGGGCCTCGACGGCAACCTCATCACCCCGGAGAACGCGGTGCAGATCCAGACGCTGATGGCCGAGCGGCCCGACGCCGAGGCCTGGCGCGCCACCATGCCGATCCTGGGCGTCGACGGATCGCTCGCCGACGTGCAGGCCGACAGCCCCGCAGCCGGCAAAGTGTTCGCGAAGACCGGAACGCTCGTCGGCGGTGACGCGTTCAACGGCCGGATCCGGCTCGCCACCAAGACCCTCGGCGGCGTCATGGAGACCGAGGACGGCCGCCATCTGGCGTTCACGATCATCGTGAACGACGGCTTCTACGACGGGATCGCAGGCGTCTTCGAGGCCAACGACGACGTCGGCAAGGTCGCCGCACTGATCCAGCAGGCCTACTGAGCCTGAGCTGGCCCCCCCGGATTGCCCCCGGATTGCCGTACTGAGGAGACGACGGATGCATACACGCGCGATGAGGACGACGGCGGGGGCGGCCGCCGTGGTCATCGCACTGACCTTCGCCGCCTGCACGGGGCCGGCCCCGTCGAGCCCGTCGGCGAGCCCCACGCCGACCGGCGACGCTGAGGCCGGCCCCACTCCGACCCTGAAGCCGTTCGACGAGGCCGCCATCACGGCGCTCTTCGAGGAGACGGCGGAGGAGCTCGGCCAGCCCGGAGCCGCCATGCTCATCCGCACACCGGACGGCGAGTTCACGATGACCTATGGCACCACGAGCCCGGGCGGGAGCACACCCGTCTCGCTCGACGACCACATCCGCGTCGGCTCGAACACGAAGACCTGGACCGGCACGGTCATCCTGCAGCTCGTGGAGGAGGGCAAGATCGCCCTCGACGACCCGGTCTCGACGTACCGCCCCGACGTCCCGAACGGGGAGAACATCACCATCGAGCAGATGCTCATGATGCGCAGCGGACTCGCCAACTACACCGAGACCCTCGAACTGAACGCCGCCCTCGACGCCGATCCGCAGCGGGTGTGGCAGCCCGAGGAACTCGTCGCGATGGCCCTGCCGCTTCCGGTCGACTTCGAACCGGGCACCGGCTATCACTACTCGAACACCAACACGATCCTGCTCGGCCTCATCGCCGAACAGCTCGACGGCAAGCCGCTCGCGCAGATCTACGCGGATCGCCTCTTCACACCCCTGGGGCTCAGTGAGACGTCGTTCCCCGCGATCGAGGACAGCAGTCTGCCCACACCGCACTCCGACGGCTACTACTGGTGGACCAATGTGAACACCATCGGCTCGTCGAAGCTCCCTCCCGACCTGATGGGCCAGGCGAACGCCGGCACCTTCCTGCCGAACGACGGCACCCTCGACAACCCGTCGTGGGCGTGGTCGGCCGGCTCCGGCATCTCCACCATCGGCGACCTGGCCGACTGGGTGGAGGCGCTGAACGGCAAGGGCGGCGATCTGCTCTCACCGGAGATGCAGGAGGCGCGCATGAACAGCCTCACGCCGACGTCGCCTGCGCCCAACGCCCCGAGGTACGGCTGGAACATCGGCCAGTTCGGCCAGTTCTACGGCCACAGCGGCGAGCTCCCCGGATTCAACTCGTTCATGGGCTACGACCCGGTGGCCGACGTCACCCTGGTGGTCTGGGCGAACCTCGCTCCGGCCGCGAACGGGACCGGGCCCGCCGCCTCGATCGCCCAGCTCGTGATCAAGGAGATGTACACCGAGTAGCTCGGCGCCGTCATCCGTGCGTGACGCGCGTCACAGCGACTCCCCGTCACCGCCACCTGACGCGGCCAGGTACTGGATGACCGCGAGCACCCGGCGGTGGTCGTCGGCCGCGACCGGCAGGCCGAAGGTGTCGTAGATCTTCGACGTGTGCTGCACCACAGCCTTCTCCGACGTGCCGAGTCGCGCGGCGATGTGTGCGTTGCTTCGACCCTCCGCCATCATGCCGAGGACCTCGCGCTGCCGAGGCGTGAGGTCGCCGACCGGGCCGTTCGTCTTGCTCGCGCGCGAGACCAGCACCGCCACCACGTCGGGGTCGAGCGCGGTGCCGCCGGCCTGCACCCGTCTCACGTCGGCCATGAAGGTGCGCACGTCGGCGATGCGCTGCTTGAGCAAGTACCCGACGCCGCCCTCGCCCCGGTCGAGGAGTTCGGTCGCGTAGCGGCGCTGGACGTACTGCGAGAGCACCATCACCGACATGCCCGGATAGGCCTCACGGATGCGGAGCGCCGCGATCAGGCCTTCATCGGTGTGCGTGGGCGGCATCCGGATGTCGGTGATCACCAGGTCGGGTTCGAGGCGCGCCACGGCGATCTCGAGTTCCACCGCCGTGCCGACCGCCGCCACCACTTCGATCCCGTCGTTCTGGAGCACGTGGCCGAGTCCCTCCCGCAGCAGCACCTCGTCCTCGCCGATCACGACCCGCATGGCAACTCCACGCGCACGGTGGTTCCCGCACCCTCGGGCGAGACCAGCTCGAACGAGCCGCCGAGCGCGTCGACCCGGTCGGCCATGCCTTTCAGCCCGGAGCTGTGCTCGACCAGGGCGCCCCCGCGTCCGTCGTCGCTCACGCGCATCCGCAGGATGTCGCCGGATCGGGTGAGCTCGACCGCCACGGCGCGGGCGCCCGAGTGCTTCACCGCGTTGGTGAGCGCCTCGGCCACGATGAGGTAGGCGGACTGCGCCGTGGCCGGGGCGAGCGTCCGGTCGTCGATGTCGCTGCGCAGCGTGGCCGGGATGTCGAGCCGGTCGACGAGGTCTTCGGCCGCGACGGTCAGCCCGCGCTCGACCAGGGAGGACGGCTGCACGGCGTGGACGAGCCGCCGCAGGTCAGCGGCCGCGGCGTCGATCCGTTCCCGGAGCGCGGTCGCCGCCGACGCGGTCGCCGGGTCGGCGGCGTCGGCGTTCGCGATCTGCTGCGCCTCGAGCGCGAGCAGCACCAGCTGGACCTGCAGCCCGTCGTGCAGGTCGCGTGCGATCCGGCTTCGCTCGGCGTCGGCGGCCTCGACGATGCGGAGCCGGGAGTGCAGCAACGCCTCGTTGCTCGCCACGAGTGCGGCGGTGAGCCGCTCGCGGTCGAGAGCGATAGCGAACACCCGGCCCGCGCGGCGCACCGATTCGGGATCCGCGATCATACGGCCGTCGTAGCTGATGGCGCCGACGAGCCGCGACTCCACGCGCACCTCCTGCCAGAGCCTCGGGGCGACCTGCTCGCGCACGCTCACCTCGAGCCCCTGCTCGTCGATGAACGCCTGCCGTTCCTCCGACCAGTACGCCACCCGCAGCGACTCGTCGCCGAGCGACCGGGCGAGAGCCTGCTCGACCGCGGTCCTCGTGGAGCCGGCGATGCTCAACCAGGCGCTCAACGCATCCGCTTCGGCCGTCCGCCCGAATCCGCCGAGCAGCACGCCGAGCAGGAAGGCGACCGGGATCCCGGCGAGGATCGCCAGCTGCACGCCGCCGATCAGGACGCCATCAGCGCCGACCAGCATCAGCACGTTCGCCGAGACCGGGATGAGCAGCACCGCCAGGATGCCGTACACGTAGAGCGGCAGCAGCACGCGGAGGTTCTTCGGCTCAGCCGAGCGGAGACGTCCGATCAGCACGACCACGGTGGCCACCATCACGCCGATGCCGACGACGCTCTGCACCCAGAGCGCGACGAGCCGAAGATCGGGCTGATCGGGCGGCAGGAGATACAGCGGCATCTGCAGGACGAACGCCACACCGTACCCCACCACGACGGTCACGACCGACAGCCGTCCCTGCAGCCGGCCCGAAGGGAAGGCGTGCAGCAGATGCACGGTGACGGCGAGGATGGCCGTGGCGGAGACGGTGCTCACCTCGACGAGCACCGGCAGGCCGAGGTTGCCGGCGCCGCCGAGGAACATCGCGACGGCGCCGACGAGGAGCAGGCCACCGGTGCCGCTCAGCGGACGCCGCCACCAGGCGATGATGCCGGCGGCGGTCCACACGAAGAACACCAGGGTGAACGCGGCCGGGATCCAGAACGGAACGGGTGCGCTCACCGCCACCGCGAGCTGCATGCCGCCGAGGGCGAGGGCGAACACCCCGACCAGGAGCAGCGCGGGCCGGAGCGCGTCGGCGCGCACGCGCCGCAAGCCTGCGGGAATCGGTGTGGAATCTGGGGGTCGGATCACGGCGTGGGGTCACCTCAGCGTGAGCCTAGACGTGAGTGGGGTTCGGGTTCAAGAGAAACGGGGTCACCACTCCGTGTGAGCCGCGTGGTGCCCGAGGCATCCGCCGCCGACACCGTCGACCCAGACCGGGGCGCCTGGCGCACCATGCAGAAAACCCCCGGCCGATGGCCGAGGGCTTCCAAAACGTGACCCATGTCGCGACTCAGATGTGACCTCGGTCGCGACTCATCACAACGTGCCCCCGGAGGGATTCGAACCCCCGACCTACGGTACCGGAAACCGGCGCTCTATCCCCTGAGCTACGGAGGCGCACAGCTAGCAAGACTAGCACCCCGGCGGGAGCGCGCTGAACCGCACGCACCCCGCGGAGCGTCGAGTCAGGCCGCCGGGAGGTTGCCGCGGACGTCGGTCACGAGCTGCTCGGCATCGCCCGGCTCGTACAGCAGCGACGACTCGATGACGACCCAGTACGGTCCGCTGAACACCTGGACCTGGCCCTCGTTCCCGGACTGCGCGAAGTACCCCTCGACCTCGGGCGGGGTGCCGTAGGTCGGGACGGGGGTGCTCTGCGAGGCCGCCGCTCCCGCCAGCGACTCGATCGCCGCCGGCGTCGGCGTCGCGACCGCGATCTGCAGGTGGTCGCCGCTCGTCTGGTTGAGGTAGCCGCACGCGGTGCCGCCCTGCGCGACGACCTCGCTGATGGTCGCGCTGTCGGGCTCGTACGACGGGTCGACCCCGAAGTTCGGGTTGAACACGTACAACTGGTCGAGCGTCAGCAGGGCGTCGCAGTCGATCGTGAACGGCGTGGCGTTCTCGTCGGGCTCCGTCGTCTCGGTGGGCTCCGGCGTCGGGGCACTGGTCGCGCTCGAGGTGGGCGACGGCGACGCAGTCGGTTCGGCCTCGCCGGGCGCGCAGCCGGCGAGCAGCGCGGCGGTGGATGCGCCCAGCGCGATCCAGATCAGGGCAGCACGTGAGGAGCGATCGGAGCGCAGCATGTGACGAACCCTATCAATCGGCGCGGGTAGGATTTCGGGGTGACTCCAGCCGATCTCTCGCACGCTCTGTTCGACCTCGTCGCCGCCGCCGTCGAGCGACGTCGGGCGGCCGGCGATGAGATCGCGTTCGACCTCTCGCCCGACCAGGTGACGCTCGAACGGCCCAAGCAGCGCGAGCACGGCGACTGGGCGTCGAACATCGCGATGCGGATCGCGAAGCCGCTCGGCCTGAACCCGCGCGAGCTCGCGACCGAGCTCGCCGCGGGCCTCTCCGGAGTCGACGGCGTGGCCAGCGCCGAGGTCGCCGGCCCGGGGTTCATCAACATCCGGCTCGACGCCGCCGCCGCCGGCGAGCTCGCGCGCACGATCGTCGAGGCCGGCGAGGCGTTCGGCCACACCACGACCCTCGCCGGGCGCCGCATCAACCTCGAGTTCGTGTCGGCGAACCCGACCGGCCCGTTGCACATCGGGCACACCCGGTGGGCGGCGCTCGGCGATGCGATCGGCCGCGTGCTCCGCGCTGCGGGCGCCCACGTCGCGAACGAGTACTACATCAATGACGCGGGCAACCAGATGGACACGTTCGGGGAGTCCGTGCTCGCGGCCGCCAAGGGCGAGCCGACACCCGAGAACGGCTACCCGGGCCGGTACATCGCCGACCTCGCGGTCCGTGTGCTCGAGCGGGAGCCCAACCTGCTCGCGCTCGACGACGAGGTGGCACTGCACACGGCGCGCGAGATCGCGTACGACCTCCAGCTCGCCGAGATCCGGGCGTCGCTCGAGCGCTTCAACGTGCACTTCGACGTGTGGACGAGCGAGCGGCTGCTGCACGCGAAGGACGATGAGGGCGTCTCGGCCGTCGACGCGGCCGTCGAGCGCCTGCGCGCCCAGGGGCACGTCTACGACCACGACGATGCGATCTGGGTGCGCACGACCGACTTCGGCGACGACAAGGACCGGGTGATCCGCCGCGGCAACGGCGTCTACACCTACTTCGCCGCCGACGCCGCCTACTATCTCGACAAGGGCGACCGCGGGTTCGAGCACAAGATCTACCTGCTCGGTGCCGACCACCACGGCTACGTGCACCGGCTGAAGGCGCTCGCGGGCGCCGCGGGCGACGACCCGCAGCGTGACATCGAGGTGCTCATCGGGCAGCTCGTGTCGATCAACGGCGCGAAGCTCAGTAAGCGAGCGGGCAACATCGTCGAGCTGGACGACCTGCAGGCCTGGCTCGGCACGGACGCGCTCAGGTACACGCTCGCGCGGTACCCGGCGGACTCCCCGCTCGCGATCGATCCCGAGCAGCTGCGCAAGCGCACCAACGACAACCCGGTGTTCTATGTGCAGTACGCGCATGCGCGCACCTCGGCGGTCGCGCGCAATGCGCTCGCATCGGGGGTCGACCGTTCCGAGTTCGCGCCCGGACTGCTCGACCACGAGACCGAGTCGGCCCTGCTCGGCGCGCTGCAGGAGTTCCCGAGGATCGTGGCGCAGGCCGCGGAGCTGCGCGAGCCGCACCGCGTCGCCCGCTACATCGAGGAGCTCGCGGGTCTCTACCACCGCTGGTACGACAGCTGCCGGGTCATCCCGCTCGGTGACGACCCCGTCACCGACCTGCACCGCACTCGCCTCTGGCTCAACGACGCGACCGGTCAGGTCCTGCGGAACGGGCTCGACCTGCTCGGCGTGTCGGCGCCCGAGCGCATGTGAGCGGGCGGGCCGAGGCATGACGGATCCGTTCGCGCAGACGCAGGCATTCGAGCAGACGGATGCCTCGGGGCGGCGCCGCGGCCTCAGCCGCGCCGCAAGGGGCTGGATCGTCGCGGGCGTCATCGTCGTGGTGCTCGCCCTGATCGTGATCGTGGCCGACCTCGTCGTGCGGTCGCTCGCGCAGACGGCGATCGAGCAGGGCGTCGAGCAGTCGCTGCCCGAGCAGGTGTCGGGCGACGTGACGGCGAGCATCGGCGGGTTCTCGGTGCTGGGTCAACTGCTCGCCGGCCGGGCCGATCAGGTCGAGCTGACCGCGCCCGAACTCGTCGTCGACGGCACCCCGATCGCCGCGCACGTGACCGCGACCGACGTCCCGCTCGATCTCAGCCAGCCGGTCGGCCGCGTCGAAGGCGAGCTGCGGCTCGACCAGCAGGCGCTCGACACGCTGACGCTCGCCCAGAGCGTCGTCGGCGACCTCACGCTCGGCGACGGGGTCGTCGGGTACACGGGCACCGTCGACGTGCTCGGGATCTCCGTCGGCTACTCGGCGACCGCCGAGCCCGAGGCCGCCGGCGACCGGGTGCTGCTCCGTCCGGTCGGTGCCGAGGTCACCGCGGGCGGGTTCGCGCTCGACGTCTCCGGCGTGGTGGACGCCGTGCTCGGCCGTGGGCCGGTCGAGATCTGCGTCGCCGACCGGCTGCCGGCGGGTGTGCAGGTCGAGGGCATCGACGTGTCGCAGGGGGAGGCCGTCGTGCGCCTCGGCGGCACGGGGCTCGTGCTCGACCAGGCGCATCTCACGCAGACTGGCACCTGCTGACCGGTCCGCGCCGCGTCGTGTCATCGATTCGGCTCATCCGGTTCGCCGTCGATAGACTCGGCGCGTCCCGCCGGATCGGCGGTTCGCGAAGGCTTCAGGAACCAATCCGGGTTCGCTCGCCGTACTCCAGCGAACGGTACCGGCAGCACCCGCACCCGTGAGGTTCTCAAGTGGCATCCACCGCATCCGCCGTGATCCCGGCTGCGCCCGACGACGCCAACGCGCTCGCGCCGACCGTGTGGCCCGCGGGCGCCGTCCGTGACGATGCGGGTCGCATCGTGGTCGGCGGCGTCGACGCGACGACCCTCGCCGAACGATACGGCACCCCCCTCTACGTACTCGACGAGCAGGTCGTGCGCGATCGCGCCGAGCGCACGCGCGTCGCATTCGAGACCGCGGCACGATCGATCGGCAGCGACGCGACCGTGTACTACGCCGGCAAGGCGTTCCTGTCGGGGGCGATCGTCAGGTGGGTCACCGAGGCCGGCCTCCGCGTCGACGTGTGCACGGGCGGCGAGCTCGCCGTCGCACTCGCGGCCGGCGCGCCGCCTGAGCGCATCGGCTTCCACGGCAACAACAAGTCGATCGCCGAGATCGAGCGCGCCGTCGAGGTGGGCCTCGGGTCGATCGTGCTCGACAGCGAGGCCGAGATCGAGCGGGTCGCCGAAGCGGCCGCGCGCGCGGGGCGCGTGCAGGCCGTCCGCCTGCGCGTCAACAGCGGCGTGCACGCCTCGACCCACGAGTTCCTCGCCACGGCTCACGAAGATCAGAAGTTCGGCGTCACGCTCGACCGCGCCGTCGAGCTCGGCGCCCGGATCCGCGCGCATGCGTCGCTCGAGTTCCTCGGCCTGCACTGCCACATCGGCTCGCAGATCTTCGACTCCGCCGGCTTCGCCGAATCCGCCGAGCGGCTGCTCGCCGCCCACGCCGCGCTGTCGGCGGTCGCGCCCGTCCCCGAGCTGAACCTCGGTGGTGGGTTCGGCATCGCCTACACCGAATCCGACGACCCCACGCCGATCGAGCGGATCGCCGACGGCATCGCGACCGCGATCGAGGCCGCCTGCCACGCGCACGGCGTCCCCGTGCCCCGCCTCGCGTTCGAGCCCGGCCGCACGATCGTCGGCCCCGCGGGAATCACGCTGTACACCGTCGGCACGATCAAGCCGGTGCCGATCGAGGGCGCCTGGCGGCACTACGTCTCGGTCGACGGCGGCATGAGCGACAACCTGCGCACCGCGCTCTACGGCGCGGACTACACCGTGCGCA is a genomic window of Agromyces protaetiae containing:
- the lysA gene encoding diaminopimelate decarboxylase, which encodes MASTASAVIPAAPDDANALAPTVWPAGAVRDDAGRIVVGGVDATTLAERYGTPLYVLDEQVVRDRAERTRVAFETAARSIGSDATVYYAGKAFLSGAIVRWVTEAGLRVDVCTGGELAVALAAGAPPERIGFHGNNKSIAEIERAVEVGLGSIVLDSEAEIERVAEAAARAGRVQAVRLRVNSGVHASTHEFLATAHEDQKFGVTLDRAVELGARIRAHASLEFLGLHCHIGSQIFDSAGFAESAERLLAAHAALSAVAPVPELNLGGGFGIAYTESDDPTPIERIADGIATAIEAACHAHGVPVPRLAFEPGRTIVGPAGITLYTVGTIKPVPIEGAWRHYVSVDGGMSDNLRTALYGADYTVRIASRVSTAEPALVRVVGKHCESGDVVVDTGYLPHDVQPGDLVAVAATGAYCQPLSNNYNHVPRPPVVAVRDGEARVIVRGETIEDLLARDAGLEASARPAPTTAKSASEGTTE